The following proteins come from a genomic window of Rattus norvegicus strain BN/NHsdMcwi chromosome 8, GRCr8, whole genome shotgun sequence:
- the LOC102554388 gene encoding olfactory receptor 143-like, with product MMQMTMENSSSVSQFILKGLTEQPELQLPLFVLFLMNYTATVMGNLSLMSLICLNSNLHTPMYFFIFNLSFIDFCYSLLSTPKMLMSFVLEKNTISFRGCMTQLFFYCVFVNSESYVLTAMAYDRYVAICQPLMYKIVMSPKICCLLIFGSYSMGFVSDMAHTGCMVRLSFCDSNIINHYMCDIFPLLLLSCSSTYVNELMSYVVVGTSIILCCLIILVSYAMIVFNIIHMSSGKGWSKALGTCGSHIITVSLFYGSGLLAYVKPSSTETVGQAKFFSVFYTLFVPMLNPLIYSLRNKDVKLAMKKTWKRITS from the coding sequence ATGATGCAAATGACTATGGAAAATAGCTCTTCAGTGTCACAATTTATTCTTAAGGGACTGACAGAACAACCTGAGCTCCAGCTGCCCTTATTTGTTCTGTTCTTGATGAACTACACAGCCACTGTGATGGGCAACTTGAGCTTAATGAGTCTAATTTGCTTAAACTCAAACCTTCATACCCCGATGTACTTTTTCATCTTCAATCTGTCCTTTATTGATTTCTGTTATTCACTACTCTCTACTCCCAAAATGCTGATGAgttttgttttagagaaaaaCACCATCTCCTTCAGAGGATGCATGACTCAGCTGTTCTTCTACTGCGTTTTTGTGAACTCTGAGAGTTATGTGCTGAcagccatggcctatgaccgctatgtggccatctgtcaGCCACTTATGTACAAGATCGTTATGTCCCCTAAGATCTGCTGTCTGCTAATATTTGGATCCTACTCGATGGGGTTTGTTAGTGACATGGCTCACACAGGCTGTATGGTCAGGCTCAGTTTTTGTGATTCTAACATCATCAACCACTACATGTGTGacatcttccctctcctcctgctctcctgcaGTAGCACCTATGTCAATGAGCTTATGAGCTATGTTGTGGTGGGCACATCCATCATTTTATGTTGCCTCATTATCTTGGTCTCATATGCTATGATTGTTTTCAATATCATACATATGTCATCAGGTAAGGGTTGGTCCAAAGCCTTGGGCACTTGTGGGTCTCACATCATAACTGTTAGTCTCTTCTATGGATCTGGGCTGCTTGCGTACGTCAAGCCATCATCTACTGAGACTGTGGGTCAGGCCAAATTTTTCTCAGTGTTTTATACTCTATTTGTGCCCATGTTGAATCCGCTTATTTATAGCCTCAGAAACAAGGATGTCAAGCTTGCTATGAAAAAAACCTGGAAAAGAATCACAAGTTGA
- the Or8c15b gene encoding olfactory receptor Olr1222 isoform X1, with product MRIIMQMAVENDSSVTEFVFRGLTDQPEFQLPLFFVFLLNYTATVMGNLSLMFLIGLNSHLHTPMYFFLFNLSLVDFCYSFVCTPKMLMGFVSEKSIISYTGCMTQLFFFCFFVNSECYVLTAMAYDRYVAICKPLIYAILMSPRMCSLLMIGSYLMGFASAMAHTGCMIRLSFCDSNIINHYMCEIFPLLQLSCSSTYANELVSSLIACIVVIVSGLVILTSYVSILLNIVHMSSATGWSKAMGTCGSHIITVSIFYGSGLLTYVKPASADSVGQGKFFSVFYTLMVPMLNPLIYSLRNKDVKLAVKRTMRRITM from the exons ATGAGGAT CATAATGCAAATGGCTGTGGAGAATGACTCTTCTGTGACTGAGTTTGTTTTTAGGGGATTAACAGACCAACCTGAGTTCCAGCTgcctttgttttttgtcttcttgCTGAATTATACAGCCACTGTGATGGGAAACTTGAGCTTAATGTTTCTCATTGGTCTTAATTCACACCTGCATACCCCAATGTACTTTTTCTTGTTCAATTTGtccttggttgatttctgttATTCATTTGTCTGTACCCCTAAAATGTTGATGGGTTTTGTTTCTGAAAAAAGCATCATATCGTATACAGGATGTATGACTCAGCTattctttttctgcttttttgttAATTCTGAGTGTTATGTGCTGacagcaatggcttatgatcGTTATGTGGCCATATGTAAGCCCTTGATTTACGCCATTCTTATGTCTCCTAGGATGTGTTCCCTGCTCATGATTGGGTCCTACTTAATGGGATTCGCAAGTGCCATGGCTCACACTGGCTGCATGATTAGGCTCAGCTTTTGTGATTCGAATATCATCAACCATTACATGTGTGAAATCTTCCCCCTTCTCCAGCTTTCCTGTAGCAGTACCTATGCCAATGAACTTGTGAGCTCTCTTATTGCCTGCATAGTTGTCATTGTATCTGGTCTTGTTATCTTAACGTCATATGTTTCCATCCTTTTAAATATTGTTCATATGTCATCAGCTACAGGTTGGTCCAAAGCCATGGGTACTTGTGGTTCTCACATCATAACTGTTAGTATATTCTATGGTTCTGGGCTGCTTACTTATGTCAAACCAGCATCTGCAGATTCTGTAGGCCAGGGTAAATTTTTCTCAGTGTTTTACACTCTTATGGTTCCCATGCTGAATCCTCTTATTTATAGTCTCAGGAACAAGGATGTCAaacttgctgtgaagagaacTATGAGGAGAATCACAATGTGA
- the Or8c15b gene encoding olfactory receptor Olr1222, which yields MQMAVENDSSVTEFVFRGLTDQPEFQLPLFFVFLLNYTATVMGNLSLMFLIGLNSHLHTPMYFFLFNLSLVDFCYSFVCTPKMLMGFVSEKSIISYTGCMTQLFFFCFFVNSECYVLTAMAYDRYVAICKPLIYAILMSPRMCSLLMIGSYLMGFASAMAHTGCMIRLSFCDSNIINHYMCEIFPLLQLSCSSTYANELVSSLIACIVVIVSGLVILTSYVSILLNIVHMSSATGWSKAMGTCGSHIITVSIFYGSGLLTYVKPASADSVGQGKFFSVFYTLMVPMLNPLIYSLRNKDVKLAVKRTMRRITM from the coding sequence ATGCAAATGGCTGTGGAGAATGACTCTTCTGTGACTGAGTTTGTTTTTAGGGGATTAACAGACCAACCTGAGTTCCAGCTgcctttgttttttgtcttcttgCTGAATTATACAGCCACTGTGATGGGAAACTTGAGCTTAATGTTTCTCATTGGTCTTAATTCACACCTGCATACCCCAATGTACTTTTTCTTGTTCAATTTGtccttggttgatttctgttATTCATTTGTCTGTACCCCTAAAATGTTGATGGGTTTTGTTTCTGAAAAAAGCATCATATCGTATACAGGATGTATGACTCAGCTattctttttctgcttttttgttAATTCTGAGTGTTATGTGCTGacagcaatggcttatgatcGTTATGTGGCCATATGTAAGCCCTTGATTTACGCCATTCTTATGTCTCCTAGGATGTGTTCCCTGCTCATGATTGGGTCCTACTTAATGGGATTCGCAAGTGCCATGGCTCACACTGGCTGCATGATTAGGCTCAGCTTTTGTGATTCGAATATCATCAACCATTACATGTGTGAAATCTTCCCCCTTCTCCAGCTTTCCTGTAGCAGTACCTATGCCAATGAACTTGTGAGCTCTCTTATTGCCTGCATAGTTGTCATTGTATCTGGTCTTGTTATCTTAACGTCATATGTTTCCATCCTTTTAAATATTGTTCATATGTCATCAGCTACAGGTTGGTCCAAAGCCATGGGTACTTGTGGTTCTCACATCATAACTGTTAGTATATTCTATGGTTCTGGGCTGCTTACTTATGTCAAACCAGCATCTGCAGATTCTGTAGGCCAGGGTAAATTTTTCTCAGTGTTTTACACTCTTATGGTTCCCATGCTGAATCCTCTTATTTATAGTCTCAGGAACAAGGATGTCAaacttgctgtgaagagaacTATGAGGAGAATCACAATGTGA